A stretch of Gasterosteus aculeatus chromosome 4, fGasAcu3.hap1.1, whole genome shotgun sequence DNA encodes these proteins:
- the LOC120818418 gene encoding DENN domain-containing protein 5B isoform X2, giving the protein MSGSSAAPGTAPCRFAHYFAICGIDTDTGLEPDELAALYQWLEADRQGQDPGDAASGENLEQSPLKRTFKSKVLAHYPENVEWNPFDQDAVNMLCMPKGLSFRTQADQRDPQFHSFIITKEDGSRTYGFVHTFYEEVTSPQICSAMQTLHLMHNAQSATAKNPSSASSSSSSSMDSLASSLDEAEPPTSSSQRAGGYDSSRDTLYVSKAMCLITPMPFMHACRRFLLQLHRAVTSATAPPLPLESYVHNILYEVPLPAPGRSLKFHGVYEPIVCQRPGLGELQLADFPLAEAFSLLGVENLVQVFTCTLLEMQILLYSHDYQRLMTVAEGITTLLFPFQWQHVYVPILPASLLYFLDAPVPYLMGLQSKEGADRSKLELPQEANLCFVDIDNHYIELPEDFPQFPNKAEFIQELSEVLLSFNVSANTGAPPRTRTSPGSAPCTPARERRPVALRQLEDDGRNGNLAGEDLALLQLLQGNPTLERLQALTKRTGVTVARVDALRAGVRAQGSQGPAARTAAEEEELRNAKLNVQLREVFASRFTTMFADYEAFVIQSAPDLESWLTNREQMHNFDKASFLSDQPEPYLPFLSHFIETQMFATFVDNKIMSQWEEKEPLLRVFDGRIDKARLYNVRAPSLRSSSYQRCSILKESAQAIEQRLMKIDHTAIHPHLLDMKIGQGKYEQGFFPKLQADVLNTGPTSNKWSHRTATAQRRKDRHRQQTEHLGLDNDLKEQVEGCLVLQNSMAFWEWDKASPPPVKPPKKSASASCLKYMQEARSLGKNLRQPKLSDLSPAVIAQTNWKFVEGLLKECRMKTKRMLVEKMGREAVELGHGEANINGLEENTLIASLCDLLERIWSHGLQVKQGKSALWSHLLHYQAREEKLQQQAESPVSNVPERRKSDCCLAMPSLRVSLTQDMRHIQSMSEIKTDVGRARAWIRLSLEKKLLSQHLKQLLSRHAVTRKLYKRYAFLRSEEEKEQFLFHLLSLNTVDYFCFTSVFTTIMIPYRVIIIPIKKLSNAMTTSNPWVCVSGELRDSGVMQIPKNVLEMTFDCQNLGKLTTVQLGHDNAGLLAKWLVDCVMVRNEITGHTYRFPCGRWLGKGVDDGSLERVLIGELAVPSGEEDSGRGCGTPPLQRSPSQARRISITSLSGRGSKPTSAQIQEAIGEAVINIIKHFHKPEKERGSLTVLLCGENSLVAALEQFFHFGFKAARLFQKTVFVWDFVEKAVAYMESADQMGDLQETVEPLGMTCQSLCRYVNAINSTSRNIGKDGKFQLLVCLGARDRLLPQWLPLLVECPVIPRMYEETALLRDRASVNALIGVLETLHDFPVTLEASLVKGIDL; this is encoded by the exons CTTTGTACCAGTGGCTAGAAGCAGACCGCCAGGGCCAGGATCCAGGTGATGCAGCCTCAG GTGAGAACCTTGAGCAGAGCCCCCTGAAGAGGACGTTCAAGTCCAAAGTTCTGGCACACTATCCGGAGAATGTGGAGTGGAACCCCTTCGACCaggatgctgtcaacatg ctgtgcaTGCCTAAAGGTCTGTCGTTCAGGACTCAGGCGGACCAGCGCGACCCGCAGTTCCACTCCTTCATCATCACGAAGGAGGACGGCTCTCGGACCTACGGCTTCGTCCACACCTTCTACGAGGAAGTGACCAGCCCGCAGATCTGCTCCGCCATGCAGACCCTCCACCTGATGCACAACGCACAGAGCGCCACGGCCAAGAATCCTTCCTCTGCttcctcgtcatcctcctccagcATGGACTCCTTGGCCAGCAGTTTAGACGAGGCCGAACCTCCCACCTCCTCGTCCCAACGGGCGGGCGGCTACGACTCATCACGGGACACCCTCTACGTGTCCAAGGCCATGTGCCTGATTACACCCATGCCCTTCATGCACGCCTGCCGCCGCTTCCTGTTGCAGCTGCACAGAGCCGTGACGTCGGCCACCGCCCCGCCGCTGCCGCTGGAGAGCTACGTCCACAACATCCTTTACGAGGTGCCGCTGCCGGCTCCTGGACGCTCGCTCAAGTTCCACGGTGTGTACGAGCCCATCGTGTGCCAGAGGCCCGGCCTGGGGGAGCTGCAGCTGGCAGACTTCCCTCTCGCTGAGGCCTTCAGTCTGCTGGGAGTGGAGAACCTGGTCCAGGTGTTCACCTGCACCCTGCTGGAGATGCAGATCCTGCTGTACTCTCACG ACTACCAGCGGTTGATGACCGTGGCCGAGGGCATCACCACCCTGCTGTTCCCCTTCCAGTGGCAGCACGTCTATGTTCCCATCCTGCCAGCCTCGCTCCTCTACTTCCTGGATGCTCCTGTTCCCTACCTGATGGGCCTCCAGTCGAAAGAGGGCGCGGACCGCTCCAAGCTGGAGCTTCCTCAGGAG GCCAACCTGTGTTTTGTGGACATTGACAACCACTACATCGAGCTTCCAGAGGACTTTCCCCAGTTCCCCAACAAAGCGGAGTTCATCCAGGAGCTCAGCGAGGTGCTGCTAAGCTTCAACGTTTCCGCCAACACGGGGGCCCCGCCGCGGACCCGCACCAGTCCCGGCAGCGCTCCCTGTACCCCGGCTAGGGAGCGCAGGCCCGTGGCCCTGCGGCAGCTGGAGGACGACGGGCGCAACGGCAACCTGGCAGGGGAGGACCTGgctttgctgcagctgctgcaggggaACCCCACCCTGGAGAGGCTGCAGGCGCTCACCAAGCGCACCGGGGTGACGGTGGCCCGCGTGGACGCCTTGAGGGCCGGCGTGAGAGCCCAGGGGAGCCAGGGGCCGGCGGCCCGAACAgcagctgaagaggaggagctgaggaacGCCAAGCTGAACGTCCAGCTGAGGGAGGTGTTCGCCAGCCGCTTCACCACCATGTTTGCCGACTACGAAGCCTTCGTCATCCAGAGCGCCCCAGACCTGGAGTCCTGGCTCACCAACAGGGAGCAGATGCACAACTTTGATAAG GCCTCGTTCCTGTCCGACCAGCCGGAGCCCtacctccccttcctctcccactTCATCGAGACGCAGATGTTTGCCACCTTCGTCGACAACAAGATCATGTCCCAGTGGGAGGAGAAAGAGCCGCTGCTCCGCGTTTTCGACGGCCGCATTGACAAGGCCCGCCTCTACAACGTCCGCGCGCCCAGCCTCCGCTCCTCCAGCTACCAGAGGTGCTCCATCCTCAAGGAGTCTG ctcaggCCATCGAGCAGCGGCTGATGAAGATCGACCACACTGCCATCCACCCGCACCTGCTGGACATGAAGATCGGTCAAGGAAAGTACGAGCAGGGATTCTTCCCCAAGCTGCAGGCCGACGTGCTCAACACAGGGCCGACCAGTAACAA GTGGTCCCACAGAACGGCGACAGCTCAGCGAAGGAAGGACCGCCACAGACAGCAAACGGAGCATCTGGGCCTCGACAACGACCTGAAAGAG caggtGGAGGGCTGTCTGGTCCTGCAGAACTCCATGGCCTTTTGGGAGTGGGACAAAGCATCCCCTCCACCTGTCAAACCGCCTAAAAAATCTGCCTCTGCGTCCTGCCTG AAATACATGCAGGAGGCCCGCAGCCTGGGGAAGAACCTCCGGCAGCCCAAACTGTCTGATCTGTCTCCCGCCGTCATCGCGCAGACCAACTGGAAGTTTGTGGAGGGGCTGCTCAAGGAATGTCGTATGAAG aCCAAGCGGATGCTGGTGGAGAAGATGGGCCGGGAGGCGGTGGAGCTGGGCCACGGCGAGGCCAACATCAACGGACTGGAGGAGAATACTCTGATCGCCAGCCTGTGTGACCTTCTGGAGAGGATCTGGAGCCACGGGCTGCAAGTCAAACAG GGGAAGTCGGCCCTGTGGTCCCACCTGCTTCACTACCAAGCCCGAgaagagaagctgcagcagcaggcagagtCACCGG TGTCAAATGTTCCTGAGAGGAGGAAGTCCGACTGTTGCCTAGCAATGCCGTCTCTACGCGTGTCCCTCACACAGGATATGAG GCATATCCAGAGCATGTCCGAGATTAAGACAGACGTGGGACGAGCGAGGGCCTGGATCCGCCTGTCcctggagaagaagctgctctCTCAACACCTAAAACAGCTGCTGTCCCGACACGCCGTAACCAG GAAGTTGTACAAGCGCTACGCCTTCCTAcgcagtgaggaggagaaggagcagtttCTCTTCCACCTGCTGTCGCTCAACACCGTCGACTACTTCTGCTTCACCAGCGTCTTCACCACCATCA TGATCCCGTATCGagtcatcatcatccccatcaaGAAGCTGAGCAACGCCATGACCACCTCCAAcccctgggtgtgtgtgtcaggagagCTCAGAGACTCGGGCGTCATGCAGATCCCCAAGAACGTCCTGGAGATGACCTTCGAC TGTCAGAACCTGGGGAAGCTGACCACGGTGCAGCTGGGGCACGACAACGCCGGCCTGCTGGCTAAATGGCTGGTGGACTGCGTCATGGTGCGCAACGAGATCACAGGACACACGTACAG GTTTCCGTGTGGTCGGTGGCTCGGTAAGGGCGTGGACGACGGCAGCCTGGAGAGGGTCCTGATTGGCGAGCTGGCAGTGCCCAGCGGAGAGGAGGATTCTGGGAGAGGCTGTGGTACGCCGCCGCTGCAGCGCTCGCCATCCCAGGCCAGACGCATCAGCATCACGTCGCTGTCTGGACGAGGAAGCA AACCAACTTCAGCCCAAATCCAAGAGGCCATCGGGGAGGCTGTGATCAACATCATCAAACACTTCCACAAACCCGAGAAAGAG AGAGGCAGCCTCACCGTGCTGCTGTGTGGAGAGAACAGCTTGGTAGCAGCTCTGGAACAGTTCTTCCACTTCGGCTTCAAGGCAGCGCGTCTCTTCCAGAAGACCGTGTTTGTGTGGGACTTTGTAG AGAAGGCTGTTGCCTACATGGAGTCAGCTGACCAAATGGGCGACCTCCAGGAGACCGTAGAGCCTCTAGGGATGACCTGTCAGTCACTCTGTCGCTATGTCAACGCAATCAATTCCACCTCAAGGAACATCGGCAAGGACGGCAAGTTCCAGCTGCTGGTCTGCCTCGGAGCCAG AGACCGCCTGCTGCCCCAGTGGCTCCCCCTGCTGGTGGAGTGCCCGGTGATCCCCCGGATGTACGAGGAAACGGCCCTGCTCAGAGACCGCGCCAGCGTCAACGCCCTCATCGGAGTCCTGGAGACGCTCCATGACTTCCCTGTGACACTGGAAGCCTCGCTGGTCAAAGGCATCGACCTTTAG
- the LOC120818418 gene encoding DENN domain-containing protein 5B isoform X1: MSGSSAAPGTAPCRFAHYFAICGIDTDTGLEPDELAALYQWLEADRQGQDPGDAASGENLEQSPLKRTFKSKVLAHYPENVEWNPFDQDAVNMLCMPKGLSFRTQADQRDPQFHSFIITKEDGSRTYGFVHTFYEEVTSPQICSAMQTLHLMHNAQSATAKNPSSASSSSSSSMDSLASSLDEAEPPTSSSQRAGGYDSSRDTLYVSKAMCLITPMPFMHACRRFLLQLHRAVTSATAPPLPLESYVHNILYEVPLPAPGRSLKFHGVYEPIVCQRPGLGELQLADFPLAEAFSLLGVENLVQVFTCTLLEMQILLYSHDYQRLMTVAEGITTLLFPFQWQHVYVPILPASLLYFLDAPVPYLMGLQSKEGADRSKLELPQEANLCFVDIDNHYIELPEDFPQFPNKAEFIQELSEVLLSFNVSANTGAPPRTRTSPGSAPCTPARERRPVALRQLEDDGRNGNLAGEDLALLQLLQGNPTLERLQALTKRTGVTVARVDALRAGVRAQGSQGPAARTAAEEEELRNAKLNVQLREVFASRFTTMFADYEAFVIQSAPDLESWLTNREQMHNFDKASFLSDQPEPYLPFLSHFIETQMFATFVDNKIMSQWEEKEPLLRVFDGRIDKARLYNVRAPSLRSSSYQRCSILKESAQAIEQRLMKIDHTAIHPHLLDMKIGQGKYEQGFFPKLQADVLNTGPTSNKWSHRTATAQRRKDRHRQQTEHLGLDNDLKEQVEGCLVLQNSMAFWEWDKASPPPVKPPKKSASASCLKYMQEARSLGKNLRQPKLSDLSPAVIAQTNWKFVEGLLKECRMKTKRMLVEKMGREAVELGHGEANINGLEENTLIASLCDLLERIWSHGLQVKQGKSALWSHLLHYQAREEKLQQQAESPVSNVPERRKSDCCLAMPSLRVSLTQDMRHIQSMSEIKTDVGRARAWIRLSLEKKLLSQHLKQLLSRHAVTRKLYKRYAFLRSEEEKEQFLFHLLSLNTVDYFCFTSVFTTIMIPYRVIIIPIKKLSNAMTTSNPWVCVSGELRDSGVMQIPKNVLEMTFDSAFRPHTHISALFKCQNLGKLTTVQLGHDNAGLLAKWLVDCVMVRNEITGHTYRFPCGRWLGKGVDDGSLERVLIGELAVPSGEEDSGRGCGTPPLQRSPSQARRISITSLSGRGSKPTSAQIQEAIGEAVINIIKHFHKPEKERGSLTVLLCGENSLVAALEQFFHFGFKAARLFQKTVFVWDFVEKAVAYMESADQMGDLQETVEPLGMTCQSLCRYVNAINSTSRNIGKDGKFQLLVCLGARDRLLPQWLPLLVECPVIPRMYEETALLRDRASVNALIGVLETLHDFPVTLEASLVKGIDL; encoded by the exons CTTTGTACCAGTGGCTAGAAGCAGACCGCCAGGGCCAGGATCCAGGTGATGCAGCCTCAG GTGAGAACCTTGAGCAGAGCCCCCTGAAGAGGACGTTCAAGTCCAAAGTTCTGGCACACTATCCGGAGAATGTGGAGTGGAACCCCTTCGACCaggatgctgtcaacatg ctgtgcaTGCCTAAAGGTCTGTCGTTCAGGACTCAGGCGGACCAGCGCGACCCGCAGTTCCACTCCTTCATCATCACGAAGGAGGACGGCTCTCGGACCTACGGCTTCGTCCACACCTTCTACGAGGAAGTGACCAGCCCGCAGATCTGCTCCGCCATGCAGACCCTCCACCTGATGCACAACGCACAGAGCGCCACGGCCAAGAATCCTTCCTCTGCttcctcgtcatcctcctccagcATGGACTCCTTGGCCAGCAGTTTAGACGAGGCCGAACCTCCCACCTCCTCGTCCCAACGGGCGGGCGGCTACGACTCATCACGGGACACCCTCTACGTGTCCAAGGCCATGTGCCTGATTACACCCATGCCCTTCATGCACGCCTGCCGCCGCTTCCTGTTGCAGCTGCACAGAGCCGTGACGTCGGCCACCGCCCCGCCGCTGCCGCTGGAGAGCTACGTCCACAACATCCTTTACGAGGTGCCGCTGCCGGCTCCTGGACGCTCGCTCAAGTTCCACGGTGTGTACGAGCCCATCGTGTGCCAGAGGCCCGGCCTGGGGGAGCTGCAGCTGGCAGACTTCCCTCTCGCTGAGGCCTTCAGTCTGCTGGGAGTGGAGAACCTGGTCCAGGTGTTCACCTGCACCCTGCTGGAGATGCAGATCCTGCTGTACTCTCACG ACTACCAGCGGTTGATGACCGTGGCCGAGGGCATCACCACCCTGCTGTTCCCCTTCCAGTGGCAGCACGTCTATGTTCCCATCCTGCCAGCCTCGCTCCTCTACTTCCTGGATGCTCCTGTTCCCTACCTGATGGGCCTCCAGTCGAAAGAGGGCGCGGACCGCTCCAAGCTGGAGCTTCCTCAGGAG GCCAACCTGTGTTTTGTGGACATTGACAACCACTACATCGAGCTTCCAGAGGACTTTCCCCAGTTCCCCAACAAAGCGGAGTTCATCCAGGAGCTCAGCGAGGTGCTGCTAAGCTTCAACGTTTCCGCCAACACGGGGGCCCCGCCGCGGACCCGCACCAGTCCCGGCAGCGCTCCCTGTACCCCGGCTAGGGAGCGCAGGCCCGTGGCCCTGCGGCAGCTGGAGGACGACGGGCGCAACGGCAACCTGGCAGGGGAGGACCTGgctttgctgcagctgctgcaggggaACCCCACCCTGGAGAGGCTGCAGGCGCTCACCAAGCGCACCGGGGTGACGGTGGCCCGCGTGGACGCCTTGAGGGCCGGCGTGAGAGCCCAGGGGAGCCAGGGGCCGGCGGCCCGAACAgcagctgaagaggaggagctgaggaacGCCAAGCTGAACGTCCAGCTGAGGGAGGTGTTCGCCAGCCGCTTCACCACCATGTTTGCCGACTACGAAGCCTTCGTCATCCAGAGCGCCCCAGACCTGGAGTCCTGGCTCACCAACAGGGAGCAGATGCACAACTTTGATAAG GCCTCGTTCCTGTCCGACCAGCCGGAGCCCtacctccccttcctctcccactTCATCGAGACGCAGATGTTTGCCACCTTCGTCGACAACAAGATCATGTCCCAGTGGGAGGAGAAAGAGCCGCTGCTCCGCGTTTTCGACGGCCGCATTGACAAGGCCCGCCTCTACAACGTCCGCGCGCCCAGCCTCCGCTCCTCCAGCTACCAGAGGTGCTCCATCCTCAAGGAGTCTG ctcaggCCATCGAGCAGCGGCTGATGAAGATCGACCACACTGCCATCCACCCGCACCTGCTGGACATGAAGATCGGTCAAGGAAAGTACGAGCAGGGATTCTTCCCCAAGCTGCAGGCCGACGTGCTCAACACAGGGCCGACCAGTAACAA GTGGTCCCACAGAACGGCGACAGCTCAGCGAAGGAAGGACCGCCACAGACAGCAAACGGAGCATCTGGGCCTCGACAACGACCTGAAAGAG caggtGGAGGGCTGTCTGGTCCTGCAGAACTCCATGGCCTTTTGGGAGTGGGACAAAGCATCCCCTCCACCTGTCAAACCGCCTAAAAAATCTGCCTCTGCGTCCTGCCTG AAATACATGCAGGAGGCCCGCAGCCTGGGGAAGAACCTCCGGCAGCCCAAACTGTCTGATCTGTCTCCCGCCGTCATCGCGCAGACCAACTGGAAGTTTGTGGAGGGGCTGCTCAAGGAATGTCGTATGAAG aCCAAGCGGATGCTGGTGGAGAAGATGGGCCGGGAGGCGGTGGAGCTGGGCCACGGCGAGGCCAACATCAACGGACTGGAGGAGAATACTCTGATCGCCAGCCTGTGTGACCTTCTGGAGAGGATCTGGAGCCACGGGCTGCAAGTCAAACAG GGGAAGTCGGCCCTGTGGTCCCACCTGCTTCACTACCAAGCCCGAgaagagaagctgcagcagcaggcagagtCACCGG TGTCAAATGTTCCTGAGAGGAGGAAGTCCGACTGTTGCCTAGCAATGCCGTCTCTACGCGTGTCCCTCACACAGGATATGAG GCATATCCAGAGCATGTCCGAGATTAAGACAGACGTGGGACGAGCGAGGGCCTGGATCCGCCTGTCcctggagaagaagctgctctCTCAACACCTAAAACAGCTGCTGTCCCGACACGCCGTAACCAG GAAGTTGTACAAGCGCTACGCCTTCCTAcgcagtgaggaggagaaggagcagtttCTCTTCCACCTGCTGTCGCTCAACACCGTCGACTACTTCTGCTTCACCAGCGTCTTCACCACCATCA TGATCCCGTATCGagtcatcatcatccccatcaaGAAGCTGAGCAACGCCATGACCACCTCCAAcccctgggtgtgtgtgtcaggagagCTCAGAGACTCGGGCGTCATGCAGATCCCCAAGAACGTCCTGGAGATGACCTTCGAC TCTGCTTTCAGGCCTCATACGCACATCTCTGCCTTGTTTAAG TGTCAGAACCTGGGGAAGCTGACCACGGTGCAGCTGGGGCACGACAACGCCGGCCTGCTGGCTAAATGGCTGGTGGACTGCGTCATGGTGCGCAACGAGATCACAGGACACACGTACAG GTTTCCGTGTGGTCGGTGGCTCGGTAAGGGCGTGGACGACGGCAGCCTGGAGAGGGTCCTGATTGGCGAGCTGGCAGTGCCCAGCGGAGAGGAGGATTCTGGGAGAGGCTGTGGTACGCCGCCGCTGCAGCGCTCGCCATCCCAGGCCAGACGCATCAGCATCACGTCGCTGTCTGGACGAGGAAGCA AACCAACTTCAGCCCAAATCCAAGAGGCCATCGGGGAGGCTGTGATCAACATCATCAAACACTTCCACAAACCCGAGAAAGAG AGAGGCAGCCTCACCGTGCTGCTGTGTGGAGAGAACAGCTTGGTAGCAGCTCTGGAACAGTTCTTCCACTTCGGCTTCAAGGCAGCGCGTCTCTTCCAGAAGACCGTGTTTGTGTGGGACTTTGTAG AGAAGGCTGTTGCCTACATGGAGTCAGCTGACCAAATGGGCGACCTCCAGGAGACCGTAGAGCCTCTAGGGATGACCTGTCAGTCACTCTGTCGCTATGTCAACGCAATCAATTCCACCTCAAGGAACATCGGCAAGGACGGCAAGTTCCAGCTGCTGGTCTGCCTCGGAGCCAG AGACCGCCTGCTGCCCCAGTGGCTCCCCCTGCTGGTGGAGTGCCCGGTGATCCCCCGGATGTACGAGGAAACGGCCCTGCTCAGAGACCGCGCCAGCGTCAACGCCCTCATCGGAGTCCTGGAGACGCTCCATGACTTCCCTGTGACACTGGAAGCCTCGCTGGTCAAAGGCATCGACCTTTAG